A segment of the Anaerolineae bacterium genome:
CATACTGTGCCGGGCGTCTTCGCGCCACGCCTCAGGCGTTTTCCCCGCCAAAAAGGTTTTCAATTCGGCACAGATCGATTACACTACAGGGTGTCAGCATGTGCGGCGCGGTTTTGAGAAGGAGTCGGGAGACTTGCCGACCGGCGTGCGGGCAGCGGCGGCCTGCACCAGACCATTGTCAATGCGGCGGCGCTGTGCTATACTACGGTGCATCAACGGGCGCGTGGCTCAGTCGGTTAGAGCGCACGGTTCACATCCGTGAGGTCAGGGGTTCGAGTCCCTTCGCGCCCACAGAAAAGCACAAAGCCCGTGTTGCCGCGTGAACGCCGTTCCCGCGGCTTTCGTTTGTGGGAGGGGACACGCCTCTTGATAACACGCAACACGCTGTCCCGCCTGGATCGCTCACTATCGATTCTGCGCTGGCTGCTGGTAGCCGGCGTCGTCATCCTGGCGCTGGGGATGCCCGCCCTGGACCCGCAACACGGCGAGGTGCTGCGCGGGCGGTTGCTCTTTGCGGCGGTGCTGGGCGCGCTGCTGGCGCTGGCCAACGCCGGGTTGCTGCTCTGGACGACCTCGGATAGCCCGATTCCAGGCACGGTCAGCGTCGCCCTTGATACTGCCTACACCCTGTTGCTGTTCTGGGCGTCGCACGGTCTGACGCCAGTGTTGCTGGGGGCGGGCACACTGCCGATCGTGGTTGGCGCGTTGCGCGTGGGCAGCCGCCACAGTGCGGTTGCCGCTATCACGCTGGCGGTAGCGGCCCCATTGCTGTATGGCTTTGCCATCGCCCCCTACGGCGGCGAGATCACGCCGGTCATGCTGGCCAGTGGCGCTTTGCTGTTGATCGCGGCGTATATCGGCCTGCCGGTTAGCACCGCCTCGCTGGGCTGGATCGGGCATCAGGCCGCCCTCAAGGCGCAAAAGGAAGAGGCCAGCAGGTTACGCGCCGCGCGGGAACAGGTCCGCGCCATCTACGAGATGGCCTCCACATTGAGCGCCACGCTCAATTACCAGGCCGTGCTGGATGCCGCGCTGGATGTAGGCGTGGTCGGCCTGCGCGAGATCGGCTCCAATGCCCGCGTGGTCAGCGCCGTGCTGCTCTATGACGCAAATACCGGCCAGCTCAAAGTCGCCAACGCTCGCCGCCTGACTCACGCCGATATGAAGAAACAGGTTCCCGGCCGGCAGGGGGCGCTGGGTCTGGCCCTCCGAAAGGCGGAGCCGGTCTTCACCAGCGACGCCCGCCGCGACCCGGAACTGCGCTACTTCGTCGCCTTTCAGGATGCGCGGAGCATCCTGTGCGTGCCATTGCGGGCTGGCTTTGACAACTATGGCGTGCTGGTCTTCGGCTGCAACCTCCCTAACGCCTTCAGCGAAGATCATGTTGAACTGCTCTCGGCGATTGCCAGCCAGGCGACCATTGCCCTGCAGAACGCCACGCTATACCAGAACCTGCTGGAGGAAAAAGAGCGGATTATCGAGGTCGAAGAAGACGCCCGCAAGCAACTCAGCCGCGACCTGCACGATGGCCCGACACAGGCCGTCGCCGCCATCGCCATGCGCGTCAACTACATCCGCCGCCTGCTGGAGCGCGACCCTGATCAGGTCCCGGCGGAACTGCAGAAGGTGGAAGAACTGGCCCGTAAGACCTCTAAAGAACTCCGCCACATGCTCTTCACCCTGCGTCCGCTGATCCTGGAAACGCAGGGGCTGCTCCCGGCGCTCAAAGAGCTGGCCACCAAAATGCGGGAGACACACGACCAGAACGTGATCCTGGAGATTCAGGAGAACGTCGACCGCTATATTTCCGCCCGCGATCAGACTGTGATCTTCAATATCGTGGAGGAAGCGGTCAACAACGCCCGCAAACATGCCGAAGCAGAACACATCTGGGTGCGGCTGGCCCGCCAGGATCGCTACCTGGTCCTGGAGGTTCAGGATGACGGTGTCGGTTTTGACGTCGGCGCGGTAGACGCCAACTACGACCAGCGCGGCAGCCTGGGGATGCTCAGTCTGCGCGAACGGGCCGAATTGCTGGATGGCACGCTGCGTATCGAAAGCGCCGAAGGTCAGGGCACGCGCATCATCCTGATCGTGGAGATCGAGCCGGAAGTGCTGGCTGCTGAAGCGAACGAGGCAGAAAAGAGCAATACCGCCCCCACCCAGCCAGCCACGCCGCCTGTCGCCTCCCCTTCCACGCGCAGCCAGACGCTGCCTGGTAGCAGCGTCAATCGACAGCATTAGCGCCTGTCCGCAAATTCCTCCAGGACTTCAACCAAACCTTGCCGCCAGAGGAGGCAACGTGCCCGCATGTTGTATGCGCCGGGGGGCGCGGCAGTAGCCTGGAACGCCCCCGGCGAATCGCCGCGATCGGCGGCCTCTACGGGCTGATCTCGCTGATGTACAGCGTGCCGGCAATGAACTGATCGGCGCTCCAGCTGGCTACCCAGATGTCATAGCGCCCGGCCGCCGGGCTGCCGAAGAGAATCTGCGGGTTGGGGTAGCCCAGGCCGTCATCGTCGCAGTACCACGCACCGTTAGGCGCGTTGATCACCAGTGTCGTGTCGCCGCCGCCGATGAAGTAGAAGCGCAGCAACCCGGCGGGATTGTTGTATTGCACGGAGAAATCCGGGTTGGAGCGGGCAAAACCCTGGCAATTCCCGCCCAGGTAACCCACATTGATCGGCCCGCCGCTGGTGATGCCAACCGTACGCGGATCGGGGACAAAGCCGCCGTTCAGCGTGATACTCCCGTAGGTAGGCGGCGCGCTGAAATCAAGCGTTCCGGCGACGCCAACGTTGACCGAGACCGTGCGCAGAACCTCCGAGTTGTCGCGCAGGATCACCCGCAGGGTATACGTCCGGCTGGCGGCGGGGCACTCCTGGCGCGATCCCTGACCGGCCACACCCTGGCCTTCATAATAGACTGCCTGCACATTGTTCACGTCCCAGGCGACTGTCACACACTGGCCGGGGGCGATGGTCACGCTGGTTACGCCGTTGACCGTGAAAGCGATCTGCGGCACGGCGGCGGTAGAAGTCGGCGCGGGGGTGGGACTGGGCGGCGGGATGATCACTGCCAGGCCGCCACAGGGGCCTTCCGTCCGCGTCACACTGCCCGAAACCCAGCCTTGTCGCCCGCCCAGGTTGACCACCCACCAGGTGCCTTCCGCGTTACGCCCGATCACGTCCAGGTAATTCCCGACGAAAAGCGATCCGATGGCCGGGTAGTTCGTGCCGGGGCCAGTGCGCACGTTGACGTTGACACTGGCGCTGGGGGTAACCCGACAGACAAATGGCGTGGGCGGCAGCACGGAAGTCGGCGTGGGGAACGGCGTGGGGCTGGGTAATGGCGCTACCGTAGGCAGGAGCGCCCCGGTCGCGCCGACGGTCAGCGCCACCGTGAGCGTCCCGCCGATCTCCGCCACCACCGGGCGGATGATCGCGCTGTAGTTGCCACCGGTAGGCTGCAGGGTCAGCTGGATGCTGCTCAGCGCGTCGCCATCCAGGCCGGCGATCAGCCGTCCGGTCGGCCCGAAAACCTGTGCCAGAAAGGCGAAGCCGGGGCTATTTGTCGCCAGGCTGAGCGTGAGCGCGGCGTTCGGGCTGCCGGTAAAGACCAGGTCAACCGGCGGCGAGCCAGGCGGCAGATCAAGCATCACCGGAGCGCCCACTGCCAGCCGCCGCAACATGCCAGCGGCCTGGCCGTCCAGCGCCAGGGCAAAGTCGCCCAGCACCCCCTCCCGACTGGTGACCAGCAGGGCATAAACACCGGTCCTTGCCAGCCGGTGGGTGATCAGGGCGGTGTTCCCCCCTTCCGGGCTGAAGGGATTATCGTCGCTGATGGCCACCTGACGCTGATCCGGTCCCAGCAGGCTGAGGCTGGGAATCAGGCCACGGGTCAGGCCGACCACCTGGGCGGTGATCTGGTCACCAGCATTGCCGCTAAAACGATAGATGGCAAACGGGGCGGCGCTGGTCAGGCTGCCGGTCACCCCGCTGCCATAGCTGATCGATCCCTGAGCCTGGACGGTGCCCGGCAGCGTCGCCGCCAGGATCAGCGTCGCCGCCAGCAGCCAGCGCCCGGCGCTCTTGAGACCGGGAATCCGCGTGAACATGAGCACCTCCCTGTACTGCTCAATGGCCTGTCAAATCACCCTGATCGTAGCACGATGCTGTGCGGCGCGATATTCAGGATCAGCGCCACTCCCGGCCCCATCCCGCGCTCGTCGCGTCGGTTCTTCATGAGCGAAGCTACCTGTATAATGGGCAGCAGGCCGAAGCAATACCCGCTGGTAAGGAGGGCGATTATGGGCGGATGGATCTGGCGGCTGGGGTTAGCGCTGATGCTGGCGGCAGGGCCGCTGCTGGCGCCTTTGAAGGGGGAACAGGTCGCGGCGGCCAGTTCGTGGTCGGTCTGGCTCTACCAGCAGGAAACAGGTCGTCTGGTGCATCTTTTTCCGGATGGCACGCCGGGCGCGTCGCTGACGCTGCCGCTGCCGCCCGGGGTGGTGGAATATCCGTACGAGCTGGCCGTGTCGCCAGATGGGACGCTGTTGGCGGCCTGTGTAACCAGCCCGGCGGAGGTCACCACAGTCTACATCTTTGACCTGGCGGCTGCCGTACCCCGGGCATCTTATACGGTCCCCGGCGGGCGGATCGAAGGGTGCCTGCTGGGCCGCCAATCCTTTAGTCCGGACGGCAAGCAACTGGCCTTTGGCCTGATGTACCACTATCCTGATCCCGCCGATCCCCGCCCCGACTGGGAAGTGATCATGATGGACACGGCGACCGGGGCAATGCCGGGTCGTCTGGCGTCCACTTCGCCGGCGGTGGCCGCCCTGGGCCGTAACTACGCCGGGACATGCCCTGCCGTCATGGCCTTCACGCCGGGGATGGTGGCCTTCGCCCCGATCGCCTGGGGCACAGAAGGCTTCGCCGAGTACGACAGCCTGGTCTGGCAACCGGGCAACGGCGCGGTCAGCCTTTATGGGCCGTATGGCAAGATCAGCCTGGACTACTTCGGCCAGGAGACGATCTGGATCGAGGTGCGCGATGACTTTCCCGTCGCCTCGCCGGGCGACACGCCAGCTCATCCGTTCAACGTGGTGATGTTCGCCGGGAGCGCCGGGGCTGCCTGGCAGCCGATCTTCCATCAGAGCGGGGCCATCGTGGAGCAGGCGCTGTACATCGAGGGCGGGCGGCGCATTGCCATCCGTACCTCCGCCGCGCCGGGGTCGTCGCACTGGTGGGCGCTGGATCGCGGCGGTGGCAGCGTTTTGCTGAGCATCCCGGAAGCGGTCTATGCGGTACGGGGGACGCCCGATGGCTACGTGTACCTGAATCCGACCGGCGGCCCAACCGGCGGGCCGTTACTGGTCGAGCAGCGCACGGTCGGCAGTGCGCCAGGAACTTACAACCTGTGGACGGCGGAGGCCGGGTCGTTCTGGCAACTCCTGTGGGTCACGCCGCTGGCCGCCGCCCCGGGTCTGCCGCCCTTCCCGGCGGTGTTGCCGCCGCTATCGCCTGGCCTGCTGGTGACGCCACCGTCGGCAACGCCGATCCCGGCGGCGCTACCGGCGCTGACCGTTGGCGGGGCGGCAGTGGTGCACACCACCGAAGGCGATCGTCTGCGCGTCCGCAGCGGCCCCGGGACGGACTTCCCGGTGCAGTTTGAACTGCCCAACGGCACGCCGGTCACGCTGATGAGCGGCCCGGCTGCCGGTAGCGGCTATACCTGGTGGTACATCCGCACGCTGGATGGGCGCACCGGCTGGGCGGTCGATGGCGTGTCGGATGCTGGCGGCTGGCTACAAACGCTGATCCCGACCGGCTGAACCGGAGAATTTCCGCGCCCCATCAACGGACCGGGGCAGCCGTTCAAGCTGCCCCGGTTGTGGGAAAAGCGGTTGCTACAGTGGGTTAGCCCGGCTCAGCCACGGGCCGGGACTCGGCCAGGGTGGGGGTGGCCTCCAGAATAGCGCGAGCCACTGCTTCGTCAGCAGCGATGATGGCCAGACGCCCGCTCCAGTTGGGATGCAATTGCCCGCCCTGGACGGCGGACCAGGCCGTACCTTCGGCCTGCGGTGTACTGTGCTCCAGCTCAAACAGTAAATCAACCGGGTGCGCAACGGTATCCAGCAGGGTGTTCACCACATCCAGCGCCAGGTGATGATCGCGCCAGTTCCAGCCCTCCTCGTAAACGATGCGGATCGCCGTCTGCGCTTCGTTACTCCATTCCACGCGTATGCACATGCGCTACCCTCCTTGCCTCTATCATACTATGCCGGGAGGGCCGCACACCCCTTTTTAATGGGGTTTTCATATTCGCCTTCAGGAAGCGCTGCCAGATTTTTCAGAACTGACACACCCCGCTTCAAAATTGTCACATCCCGCGCCCAGGGGGTACACCTGCATATGCTACAATGCGGAAAAGCGCTATGGGCGAATATCACCGCCCGGCTACGTCGTCTTTGTACTGGTTGAACATCCTGCAAGGCAGACATGGACAGTCGCCCGCAAATTCTGCTTGTTGACGATGAGGCGTCGGTGACCTCAACTCTCACCACGTTTCTGGAATTAAGTGGCTTTGAGGTCGCGGTAGCCCGCAACGGGGAGGAAGCGCTGGCCATGCTGGAGCATCTTTCCCCTGCGCTGATCGTGCTCGATGTGCTGATGCCGCGCCTGGATGGCCGGGAAACCCTGCGCCGCCTGCGGCAGGGCGGCAACTGGACGCCCGTGATCCTGCTGACCCAGATCGCGGGGACACCTGAACGGATCATGGCCTTTCAGGAAGGCGCGGATGATTACCTCAACAAGCCCTTCGATCCTCAGGAACTCGTTGTGCGTATCCGGGCCGTCCTGCGGCGAGTCAACGTTGGCCGGCAGCTCCATAGCGCCCGGCAGCTGGTCTGCGGGCCGCTGAGTCTGGATCGGCTGGCGCGTCGCACCTACCTAAGCGGGCGAGAGATCGCGCTCACCCCGAAGGCATTCTCCGTCCTGGAATATTTGATGTTGCACCCGGATGAGATTGTTACCCGCGAACGCCTGCTGGATACCATCTGGGGCTGGGATAATGTGGTTGGGACGCGCGTCGTGGACACGCGGATCACCGAACTGCGCAAAGCCCTGGGCGACGATCCGGCTAGGCCAACCTTCGTTGAGACAATTACCGGCCAGGGCTACCGGTTCGTTGGGCAGGTCTCGGAAGCCTCAACAGGATGAGTCGAAAAGGATGGTGGTTACTGCTCCCGCTGGGCCTGGGCCTGGCCGGAGTCATGCTGCTGGCGCGGGTGACACTGCCGGGCACAGGGCTGTTCCTCTCCCGCGATCTGGACCTGCTGTTGATCCTGTTCAGCTTGAGTCTGGCCATCTTCGCGGCGGTTGTCCTGATCGTCAAAGAGGTAATGGAGCATCTGCGTCAGCAGAG
Coding sequences within it:
- a CDS encoding GAF domain-containing sensor histidine kinase, coding for MITRNTLSRLDRSLSILRWLLVAGVVILALGMPALDPQHGEVLRGRLLFAAVLGALLALANAGLLLWTTSDSPIPGTVSVALDTAYTLLLFWASHGLTPVLLGAGTLPIVVGALRVGSRHSAVAAITLAVAAPLLYGFAIAPYGGEITPVMLASGALLLIAAYIGLPVSTASLGWIGHQAALKAQKEEASRLRAAREQVRAIYEMASTLSATLNYQAVLDAALDVGVVGLREIGSNARVVSAVLLYDANTGQLKVANARRLTHADMKKQVPGRQGALGLALRKAEPVFTSDARRDPELRYFVAFQDARSILCVPLRAGFDNYGVLVFGCNLPNAFSEDHVELLSAIASQATIALQNATLYQNLLEEKERIIEVEEDARKQLSRDLHDGPTQAVAAIAMRVNYIRRLLERDPDQVPAELQKVEELARKTSKELRHMLFTLRPLILETQGLLPALKELATKMRETHDQNVILEIQENVDRYISARDQTVIFNIVEEAVNNARKHAEAEHIWVRLARQDRYLVLEVQDDGVGFDVGAVDANYDQRGSLGMLSLRERAELLDGTLRIESAEGQGTRIILIVEIEPEVLAAEANEAEKSNTAPTQPATPPVASPSTRSQTLPGSSVNRQH
- a CDS encoding SH3 domain-containing protein, whose translation is MFTRIPGLKSAGRWLLAATLILAATLPGTVQAQGSISYGSGVTGSLTSAAPFAIYRFSGNAGDQITAQVVGLTRGLIPSLSLLGPDQRQVAISDDNPFSPEGGNTALITHRLARTGVYALLVTSREGVLGDFALALDGQAAGMLRRLAVGAPVMLDLPPGSPPVDLVFTGSPNAALTLSLATNSPGFAFLAQVFGPTGRLIAGLDGDALSSIQLTLQPTGGNYSAIIRPVVAEIGGTLTVALTVGATGALLPTVAPLPSPTPFPTPTSVLPPTPFVCRVTPSASVNVNVRTGPGTNYPAIGSLFVGNYLDVIGRNAEGTWWVVNLGGRQGWVSGSVTRTEGPCGGLAVIIPPPSPTPAPTSTAAVPQIAFTVNGVTSVTIAPGQCVTVAWDVNNVQAVYYEGQGVAGQGSRQECPAASRTYTLRVILRDNSEVLRTVSVNVGVAGTLDFSAPPTYGSITLNGGFVPDPRTVGITSGGPINVGYLGGNCQGFARSNPDFSVQYNNPAGLLRFYFIGGGDTTLVINAPNGAWYCDDDGLGYPNPQILFGSPAAGRYDIWVASWSADQFIAGTLYISEISP
- a CDS encoding SH3 domain-containing protein, giving the protein MGGWIWRLGLALMLAAGPLLAPLKGEQVAAASSWSVWLYQQETGRLVHLFPDGTPGASLTLPLPPGVVEYPYELAVSPDGTLLAACVTSPAEVTTVYIFDLAAAVPRASYTVPGGRIEGCLLGRQSFSPDGKQLAFGLMYHYPDPADPRPDWEVIMMDTATGAMPGRLASTSPAVAALGRNYAGTCPAVMAFTPGMVAFAPIAWGTEGFAEYDSLVWQPGNGAVSLYGPYGKISLDYFGQETIWIEVRDDFPVASPGDTPAHPFNVVMFAGSAGAAWQPIFHQSGAIVEQALYIEGGRRIAIRTSAAPGSSHWWALDRGGGSVLLSIPEAVYAVRGTPDGYVYLNPTGGPTGGPLLVEQRTVGSAPGTYNLWTAEAGSFWQLLWVTPLAAAPGLPPFPAVLPPLSPGLLVTPPSATPIPAALPALTVGGAAVVHTTEGDRLRVRSGPGTDFPVQFELPNGTPVTLMSGPAAGSGYTWWYIRTLDGRTGWAVDGVSDAGGWLQTLIPTG
- a CDS encoding response regulator transcription factor; amino-acid sequence: MDSRPQILLVDDEASVTSTLTTFLELSGFEVAVARNGEEALAMLEHLSPALIVLDVLMPRLDGRETLRRLRQGGNWTPVILLTQIAGTPERIMAFQEGADDYLNKPFDPQELVVRIRAVLRRVNVGRQLHSARQLVCGPLSLDRLARRTYLSGREIALTPKAFSVLEYLMLHPDEIVTRERLLDTIWGWDNVVGTRVVDTRITELRKALGDDPARPTFVETITGQGYRFVGQVSEASTG